The region TGAGGGTGTAGGGGGATACGCCGAGGGTGGCGATGTACTGGGTGATGGCGGCGGGAATGCCGAGGTAGCCGACGGCGACGGACAGGAAGGAGGCGCCGGCGACGATGAGCATGATCATGCAGCAGGTTTTGACCGAGCCCATGAGGGCGGAGGTGAAGATTTCCCGGTCCAGGCTGCGGGTGATGAAGGCGAAGAAGAGGGAGCCGAGGACACCTACGGCGGCGGCTTCGGTGGGGGTGGCCCAGCCAAGGTAGATGCTGCCGAGGACGAGGACGATGAGGAGGACGACGGGCAGCAGCAGGGGGATGGATTTGAGGCGGTCGTCCCAGGTGTAGGCGTTGTCGCCGCGGGGGGCGAGTTCGGGGTTGAGGAGGCAGCGGACGACGATGTAGCCGCTGAAGGCGGCGGCGAGGATTATGCCGGGAATGATGCCGGCGATGAAGAGTTTGCCGATGCTGACGTCGGCGACGATGCCGTAGACGAGCATGACCATGCTGGGGGGAATGAGAAAGCCGAGGGTGCCCGCGCCGGCAAGGGAGCCGAGGCAGAGCCCGCGGTCGTAGTTGCGTTTTTCAAGTTCGGGGAGGGTGATTCTGCCGACGGTGGCGGTGGTGGCGGCGGAGGAGCCGCTGACGGCGGCGAAGAGGGTGCAGGCGCAGATGTTTACGTGCAGCAGGCGCCCTGGCAGGAAGTCCATCCAGGGGGAAAGGCCTTTGAAGAGGTTTTCGGAGATTTTGCTTTTGAAGAGGAGTTCTCCCATGAAGATGAACAGCGGCAGGGCGATCATGGTGGAGCCGCTGGTGCCGTTCCAGACGATGTTGGCCATGACGGCCATGGGGTCGACGCTGGTGAAGAAGAAGAAGCCGATGGCGCCGATGATGAAGAGGGATATGCCGATCCAGACGGTGGTGCCGAGGAAAAAGGCCAGACAGACAAGTAGTATGAAGGATATTGTCAAAACGTCCATATGGGTTCGCCTCCCCTATTGTTAGATAAACGGCGCATCCGGGTCACCGGCCCAGGGTGCTGGACTCGGCTTCGCCGGTTTCG is a window of Selenomonadales bacterium 4137-cl DNA encoding:
- a CDS encoding TRAP transporter large permease subunit, producing MDVLTISFILLVCLAFFLGTTVWIGISLFIIGAIGFFFFTSVDPMAVMANIVWNGTSGSTMIALPLFIFMGELLFKSKISENLFKGLSPWMDFLPGRLLHVNICACTLFAAVSGSSAATTATVGRITLPELEKRNYDRGLCLGSLAGAGTLGFLIPPSMVMLVYGIVADVSIGKLFIAGIIPGIILAAAFSGYIVVRCLLNPELAPRGDNAYTWDDRLKSIPLLLPVVLLIVLVLGSIYLGWATPTEAAAVGVLGSLFFAFITRSLDREIFTSALMGSVKTCCMIMLIVAGASFLSVAVGYLGIPAAITQYIATLGVSPYTLISILSVMYLIMGCLLDGFSMIVMSLPIAAPLIKAAGFDPVWFGIYLVIMIELSQITPPVGFNLFVINGLVGDSLFRIARYAMPSFLIMLAMTALITIYPEIVLYMPKLMIK